CACTGCGACGGCCTTGGTGACGAAATCGCCCTGATTCCAGACGTTCATCAAGCCAAATTGGGAATCCATACGAAGTTGCTCCAGAGAAAAATTAGTTCAAGACGTAGTTGACGGGGGCGTCATAGGACATGGCCTGAACCACGCCGTTGACCTTGCCGGGCACGAACCGGCATTTCATGATGTATTCGATGGCGGCCTCGTCCAGGCGGTCGAAACCGCTGGATTTCTTGACCTCGGCGCTCTTGGGCAGCCCGTCGACGCCGACGAGCACCTTGACGATCACCTTGCCCTGCTCGCCGAGCCGCTTGCTCATGGCGGGGTAGACCGCCTTGGGGTTCTGGAGGTAGTCGGCATTGCTCGATGGCAGTTGCACCGCAGGCGGAGCCGGAGGCGCAGGCGGCAGTGCAGGAGGAGTCGGCGGCGTGGGCGCAGCCGGGGGCGCTGGTGGAGGAGGCGGTTCCGTGGTGCCCACGGGCGCCTGTGGGGCTGGCGTGGGCTTCGGTTCGCGGATGGCTTGCGGCCGCGGCGGAGGCGGCGCCTTGGCCACCTTCGGGGGGGGCGGCGGCGGAGGGGGGGGATCCACCTTCGGTTTCGGCGGCTCGACGAACTGGCTCAATATTTCGACTGGAATCACCACTTCGGCGGCCCGCCGCAGCAGCCCACTTTGCAGCGCCCAGAGTGCAGCCGCGTGAAACAGGATGACGCTGCCCGCAATGACGACATTGCGCGAGAGGCCAAAAGCGGAGGGAGGGGGGGCAAAGCGGTCAGACACGATCAACCATTCGAATGCGGGCACGTCAAAACGTGCCCCGATTGCAGCAAAACCGCTACGACGTTACTTGCGAAAAATCCACCAGACCGAGCCTGCGACCAGGATCAGGCTGCCGCCGAGTGCCGAGACGAGTTCCATGCCTTGCTTTCCGTGATGGAGCTGGCAAGCTGGATCGCCCTCGGACCCGATTCGCGATTCAACGCGGCGACCGGGTGCGAAGCGCTGCATTGCGCGACGATATCGCGCGCACAACCTTCACATTGACCACATTGTGTGGCCACGCCAAGCTCGAATTGCACTTCGTCAAAAGTCATGCCGGCTCGCACATGGCGTGCGATTTCTCGGTCGGAGACTCGGCGGCAGACGCAAACGATCATGGCTGTGAAAGCGGCAGTTGGCTGGCTGTTGGTTGCCCGATTATAAATAAGAATCCATCGCATTTGCAATAACTATGGTGTTACTGGGCTTTGCGAGAGGCTCCCCGGCAACCCGCTACACCTCCGACCAGAGCCGCAAGAGGTTGTGATAGTGGCCCGTCAGCGCCACCGTCTCCTCGCATTCGCCCAGCCGGGCGCGCAATTTCTGGATGTTCTGGTCTAGCTCGAACAGCATGCTGCGTTGCTGGTCGTTGCGCACCATGCTCTGGAGCCAGAAGAACGAGCAAACCCGCGCCCCGCGCGTCACCGGGTGAACGCGGTGCAGGCTGCTCGCCGGATAAAGAATGAGGTCCCCGGCCGGCAGCTTGACCTCGTGCGACCCATAGGTGTCGATCACCTCGAGTTCGCCGCCGTCATAGTCTTCCGGATCGCACAGGAACAGTGTGCAGGACAGGTCCGTGCGCAGTTGCTGACCACCTCCGGGCAGCGCGCGGACCGCACCATCGATATGAACGCCGTAGTGCTCACCCCCTTCATAGCGATTGAAGAGCGGGGGAACAAACCGCGAGGGTAGTGCGGCGGAAAAGAAGAGCGAATGACGCGCCAGCGCCGCAAGCACCGTGGCGCCGAGCTCACGCCCGACAGCCGATGACTCCGGCAGTTGCCGGTTGCGCTTGACCTGCGCGCCTTGCTCGCCAACGGTCTCGCGGCCATCGATCCAGTTCGTCGCGTCCAGTGCAGCGCGCATGTCGCGCACCTGGGCAGGACTCAAGACGTCAGGCACATGCAGCATCATTTTTCAGGCACTCCGCAAAGAGAAAAGCCCCGGCGCAGGCCGGGGCTCGAGTTTCGCACCGTGCCGGGCGGACCCGACAGGCAGCAAGAATCAGATCAGAACGCGAAGTTCGCGGTGATCTTCGCCGAACGCGGCGTACCCGGCGTGTAGCGGTAGCCGCTCTTGTTGATGGCGGCCGCGTATTGCTTGTCGAACAGGTTGGAGACGTTCAGCTGGATGTCGACGTTCTTGTTGATGCGGTAGGACGCCATGGCATCGAACACCCAGTAGGCGTCGATGTAGGCCGGCGTACCCACCGCGCCGTCGGTGCCGCGATGGAGCTTGCCGTTGTAGCGCGCGCCGCCGCCGATGGTCAGGCCGAATGGGAACTGGTAAGTGGTCCAGGCCGTGAAGGCGTTCTTCGGGGTGTAGACCAGCACGTTGGTGCCGTCGGCGGTGACGTTGGGACCGCTCTGGACCTTGGTGTCCATCGTCGTGAATCCGGCCGTCACGCCCCAGCGCTCGGTGATGCTGCCCGCAAGGCCCAGCTCGATGCCCTGGACGCGCTTCTTGCCGCTCTGGTAGTAGAGCGACGTGTTGGTCGGGTCCTGCACCACTTCATTGGTCACGTCCGTGCGATAGATCGCGCCGGTCAGCGACAGCTTGTCGTTCATCACGTCCCACTTCGTGCCGACTTCGAAGGTCTTGGCCTTCTGCGGCAGGAAGTCGGTGCGCGCGGCGCTGTTGCCCGAGCCGGCGGCCGACAGCGAGAAGTTCGCGCCGCCCGGAGGCTGGGCCGACGTGCCGTAGGCCGCGTAGATGCTGCCATTCTTCACGGGCTTGTAGACCACGCCGATCTTGCCGGTGAAGAGGTTGTCGGAGAGCTTCAGCGACGAAGGCACGAGCGTGCCGAGCGTCAGGCCCGGGTTGGTCGTCGCGGTCGACAGCGTCACGCCCTGGAACGAGGTGTTGTAGTGATCAAAGCGCAGGCCGCCCGTGATCTGCCATTGCTCGTTGAGCTTGACGGTGTCGAAGGCATAGAGACCGACGGTGTTGGTCACGCCCTTGCTGTCGGCGCCGCTCTGGATGCGGCTGTAGCCGTTGACGTAGGGGTTCGGTGCGTAGAGGTTCGCAGCGGGCCAGGCGCCGTTCTGCACAGCCTTGCCGTTGAACAACGCGCCGGGAGCGAAGTAACCCAGGTTCGTCTGTTCTTCACGGATCAACTCGACGCCCGCGCTGAGCGAGTGGCTCACGCTGCCGGTGTCGAACTTGGCGGTCACGTTCGTCTGGTTGACGAAGATCGTGTTTTCCTGGTTCTTGTTGGTCGGCGAATTGCGCGTGACCGACCAGGTGGAGGGCAGGCCCGGGATCGGCGTGTCGAGGAATGCCGTGCCGGCAGCCGGCCGCGCACCGGACGCCGTGAGGCCGCCCAGCATGAACGACGTCAGCATGTAGTCCTGCTTCGTCTTGGCGTAGCGCGTGGTGTTGCGCAGCGTGACGTCGGGCGTGAAGTCGTGCTCGACGCGCGCGGTGAACATGTCCGCCGTGACCTTGTTGAAGTCGTAGGCGGTGCCGTAGAAGTTCTTCGGATCGACCGGCGCCGCATAGTCCAGGAAGCTGCGGCGGCGTGCGCCGAGCGCCGTCGGATCGGGGTTCGAGTAGCTGGGCAGGCCGATGGTCGGTACGCCGCCGTCGGGGACGTTGTTCTGGTCCACGTGCAGGTAGTCGAAGTAGAAGCGCGTGGGCGAGTTCAGGCCGAGCGCGATCGACGGCGCAATGGCCGTGTGCTTGTTCTTGACGAAGTCGCGGCCGACAACGCCCGAGTCTTCCACCACTGCGTTGAGGCGGAATGCCGCGCCGATGCCGTTGGCACTGCTGAGCGACTTGTTCCAGTCGATGCTGCCGCGCTTGTAGTCGGCGCTGCCGAAACCGATCGAGCCGATGAAGTTGTCTTCGAGCTTCGGCTTCTTGGTGACGAGGTTGATGTAGCCGGTGGGCGAGGTGCGGCCGACGTCGGTGCCCGAGGGGCCCTTCACGACTTCGACCTGTTCGATGTTGAACACGTCGCGCGAAATGGAGCCGAGGTCGCGGATGCCGTCCACGAAGATGCTGCTCGAGCTGTCGAAACCGCGCATGAAGACGGCATCGCCGGTGTTCGTGTTGCCGTTCTCCCCGAGGAAGAAGGTGCCCACGCCGGGCGTGTTGCGAAGCGCTTCGGTCAGCGTCGTCGCACCCTGTTCGCGGATGACCTGTTCCTTGATCACCTGGATGGTTTGCGGCGTGTTCAGCAGCGGTGCCGTGAACTTGGGGTTGGCCGAGGTGTCGGTCTTGTAGTCGGCCGCGGAAGAGTCCTGCACGCGGACTTCGGGCAATGCACCGCCGGCCTGGGCAAAGGCGGCGGGAGCTGCAATGGCCAGCAGGGTCGCGGCGGCGGCGCCGGAGAGGTGGGGAACGGCGCGCGCGACGGCGTGTTTGCGGCTCTTGATGTAGGCCATGTAGTTTTCTCCGAAAAGGGCGGCGAGCAGAAGGACTCGACTGGCGATGTCCGCACGCGCGTCTTCATCGGGAGAAAACAGGGGGACTGGCTGGGTGAGTCAATTTGCGAGGGAACGCAAATTGATGCGAATAATAGTGTTTCTCATTAACTAAGAGTTAACAAGTGAGAAAATAAGGCATAAGTTTTCTTGTGTTGTTGCCGCCGAGCAACTGACACGGCGCCTGCCAAGCTCTCGGAAGCTCAGTAGATATCGCGGCGATACCGCCCGGTTGCCGATAGATCGCGCAAGAACGCGTCGCCGGCAATCTGCCTCAAGGCCGCATCCACACCCGATGCCATGCCTTGGAGACTTCCGCACACGTAAATGGCCGCGCCGTTGTCCAGCCATGCGCGCAGCAGGTCGGCCGTTTGCAGCAGCCGGTGCTGCACATAGAGGCGTTCGGGCTGGTCGCGCGAGAACACCATGTCGAGCCGCTGCAGCACGCCAGCGGATTGCCATGCCTCGATCTCCTCGCGACAGAGGAAGTCATGGGCGGCATGCCGTTCGCCGAACACCAGCCAGTTGTCGTTGCAACCCGCCGCTGCGCGGGCGCGCAGGTGGGCGCGCAAGCCGGCCAGCCCGGTGCCGTTGCCGATGAGGATCAGCGGCCGCGTTTCATTGCCGTCGAGGCGAAAGGTGCGATGCGGCCGCAGCCGCAGTGCAACGGTGTCGCCGATCGTGAGCGTCGATGTCAGCAGGCCCGACGCTGTGCCGAGGGTGCCATCGGGATGCTGCTCCTGGCGCACCAGCAACTGCAGTTCGCCATCGGCAGGCACCGAAGCGATCGAATAGTCGCGGGGCCGCGCCGGATCGCTGGCAACGGCGATCTGCACGAGGTCGCCGGAGGCCCAGCGGGGCATTGCCCCCGACTGCGGCACCAAGCCCAACTGGAAGACTGGCGCGCCTGCGCTGCCGGCGTTGAGCAGCTCGCGCGTCGCGAGCCGCCACGGTGCGAATGCCTCGGAATCTTCATGGTCGACGGTAACGTCGCCCCATCGAGCCTGCCAGGCGGCCAGTGCGGCAGGGTCGCTGTTGTCGACTTCGATGCATTCGAAATCGCGCCTGGCCCCGGCCGCGTGCAGCCATGCATCGAGTGTGCGACCGAAGCCGCAAAAATTCTTGTACTGGCGGTCGCCCAGCGCCAGCACGGCATAGCGAAGCGAAGGCAGGGCGGGAGCCGAATCCATCACGCGCTCAGCGAACACGCTGGCACCGTCGGGCGCATCGCCCTCGCCATACGTGCTTGCCACGAAGAGCGCACGCCCCGCGGAACTCAGCGTGGCGGCGTCGAGGGCGTTCAGTTCCATCACGCGCACCGGCGTGCCCGCCGCACGCAGTTGCCGCGCCGTCTGCCAGGCGATCGTCTCCGCCTGGCCGGTCTGGCTGGCGAAGAGCACGAGGGTAGTGGGCGCTTCGCCGTCGGTGGAAAGCGCTGCCGCTTCGCGGATTGCCGCAGTGCGCTGCCGTCGCTGCCGCGCGTAGACGGCGAGGCAAAGCGCTGCATAGGCTGCCGTCGTGGCGCCCGCGCCCAATGTGCGCAACATCGCCTCGGTCATGCGCCGGCCTGCGCGGTCCAGGCGCGAGTGGCTCGCGGACCCACGTCGCCGTGGCCGATGAACAGGGCCGCGATATCGTGCCGTTCCGCGAAGGCGAGGCCATCGTCCGGCCCCAGCACAGTCAGCACCGTGGCCAGCGCATCGGCCTGCATGCATTGCGCATGCAGCACCGTGACGCTCGCCAGCGCATGCGCGACCGGTTCGCCGTTGCGCGGATCGATGGTGTGTGACCAGCGACGTCCTTCGTGCTCACGGCGATGCCATCGGTCGCCCGATGTGGCGATGGCCATGTCGGCGAGCGGGATGCGCTGCGCGACCGACGATTCGCCATTGACGAGCACCTGCCACGGTTGGCCGCCAGGACGGCGACCGATCCCACGCAGTTCTCCGCCGATCTCGAACAGCAGGTCGGTGAGGCCGAGCCCGTGCAATGCCTCGACGCCGTGATCGACCGCGAAGCCCTTGGCGATGCCCGAGAGATCGAGCGTGACGTTCCCCGGCTGCAGCAGGGTGCCACGCGCTTCGTCGAATTCCAGCTGCTGCCAGCCAGTCCGCACGCGCAGCTCGGCGATGGCGTCGGGCGTGGGCGAGCCGTTTGTTTCTGCGTTGGGGCCGAATCCCCAGCGAGCGACCAGCGGACCGACAGTCGGATCGATCGCGCCTTCGCTGATGCGCGCCCAACGAAGGGCGCAACTCATCACGTCGGCGAATTCCTTGGGCAACACATGACGCGAGCCCGCAGGCGCACGGTTGAATCGGCTGATGTCCGACGCCGGCTCCCAATGGCTCATCTGCGCGACGACCCGCGCAAGCGCCGCATCCACCGCTTCGCGCACCTGCTCCAGCGGAAGCATCCGCGGGTTGTCGAAGCGCAGCGACCAGGTCGTGCCCATGGTCTGCCCGCCCAGTTGCTGCAGGGTGACCGGATCGGCGCGGCGCGGTACGGCCGCGTTGGCGTAGCCGCCTGCGCGCCAGGTGCTGAAGGAAAGTCCCAAGGGAGCGCGCAGGTGTCAGGGCATCACTTCAAGGGTGGCCGCATAGCTCAGGCGGCGCTCCTTGGCTTGCGGCACGGTGGTCTTGTTGTCCTTGGTGCTGGCGTCGAGCCAGTACATGCCGGCGGTCGGCCAGGTCACGCTGAACTGGCCCTTGTCGTCGGTCTTGAGCTTGATCTCCTCGAGCTTGTCGCGGTACTGCGTGTTGCCCGCGGTCACGGTCACTTCGAGGTTCTTCGCGGGCTGGCCGTCGAGGTTCAGCGTGAAGCTGGCTTTCTCGCCCTTGACCAGGTCGGTCGGGCTGCCGGCCACGATCAGTTCCAGGCCCTGGCCGATCGGCTTGAGCGCCGAAGGCTTGCCGACGGTCACGAAGGTCTCGATGCGGCCCGAGGACTGGGTGATGGCGACGTCCTGCGCATCGGCCGGGATTTCCTTCCCGATGGTCTCGGCCGTGCCGCGTGCGCGCTTGTTCTGGCCCGTGGCCTTGTCCTTCCAGCTCGCAAATGCGCCCGCGTTGATCACGGCGATGCGGTAGGTGCCCGGCTGCGCCACGCTCACATCGAACACATTGCGCAGCTTGAGCTTGGCTTCGCTCTCGGGTTTGACCGTGCTGCCATCGGGCGCGGTGAT
This region of Variovorax sp. RKNM96 genomic DNA includes:
- a CDS encoding DUF4198 domain-containing protein, which translates into the protein MTRSNLRATGLAIALSAIASVAMAHNAWLLPSSTVFSKADTVSVDAAVSNDLFVANHAPLRLDGLQITAPDGSTVKPESEAKLKLRNVFDVSVAQPGTYRIAVINAGAFASWKDKATGQNKRARGTAETIGKEIPADAQDVAITQSSGRIETFVTVGKPSALKPIGQGLELIVAGSPTDLVKGEKASFTLNLDGQPAKNLEVTVTAGNTQYRDKLEEIKLKTDDKGQFSVTWPTAGMYWLDASTKDNKTTVPQAKERRLSYAATLEVMP
- a CDS encoding FAD:protein FMN transferase, producing the protein MGLSFSTWRAGGYANAAVPRRADPVTLQQLGGQTMGTTWSLRFDNPRMLPLEQVREAVDAALARVVAQMSHWEPASDISRFNRAPAGSRHVLPKEFADVMSCALRWARISEGAIDPTVGPLVARWGFGPNAETNGSPTPDAIAELRVRTGWQQLEFDEARGTLLQPGNVTLDLSGIAKGFAVDHGVEALHGLGLTDLLFEIGGELRGIGRRPGGQPWQVLVNGESSVAQRIPLADMAIATSGDRWHRREHEGRRWSHTIDPRNGEPVAHALASVTVLHAQCMQADALATVLTVLGPDDGLAFAERHDIAALFIGHGDVGPRATRAWTAQAGA
- a CDS encoding Fe2+-dependent dioxygenase, whose product is MMLHVPDVLSPAQVRDMRAALDATNWIDGRETVGEQGAQVKRNRQLPESSAVGRELGATVLAALARHSLFFSAALPSRFVPPLFNRYEGGEHYGVHIDGAVRALPGGGQQLRTDLSCTLFLCDPEDYDGGELEVIDTYGSHEVKLPAGDLILYPASSLHRVHPVTRGARVCSFFWLQSMVRNDQQRSMLFELDQNIQKLRARLGECEETVALTGHYHNLLRLWSEV
- a CDS encoding catecholate siderophore receptor Fiu, giving the protein MAYIKSRKHAVARAVPHLSGAAAATLLAIAAPAAFAQAGGALPEVRVQDSSAADYKTDTSANPKFTAPLLNTPQTIQVIKEQVIREQGATTLTEALRNTPGVGTFFLGENGNTNTGDAVFMRGFDSSSSIFVDGIRDLGSISRDVFNIEQVEVVKGPSGTDVGRTSPTGYINLVTKKPKLEDNFIGSIGFGSADYKRGSIDWNKSLSSANGIGAAFRLNAVVEDSGVVGRDFVKNKHTAIAPSIALGLNSPTRFYFDYLHVDQNNVPDGGVPTIGLPSYSNPDPTALGARRRSFLDYAAPVDPKNFYGTAYDFNKVTADMFTARVEHDFTPDVTLRNTTRYAKTKQDYMLTSFMLGGLTASGARPAAGTAFLDTPIPGLPSTWSVTRNSPTNKNQENTIFVNQTNVTAKFDTGSVSHSLSAGVELIREEQTNLGYFAPGALFNGKAVQNGAWPAANLYAPNPYVNGYSRIQSGADSKGVTNTVGLYAFDTVKLNEQWQITGGLRFDHYNTSFQGVTLSTATTNPGLTLGTLVPSSLKLSDNLFTGKIGVVYKPVKNGSIYAAYGTSAQPPGGANFSLSAAGSGNSAARTDFLPQKAKTFEVGTKWDVMNDKLSLTGAIYRTDVTNEVVQDPTNTSLYYQSGKKRVQGIELGLAGSITERWGVTAGFTTMDTKVQSGPNVTADGTNVLVYTPKNAFTAWTTYQFPFGLTIGGGARYNGKLHRGTDGAVGTPAYIDAYWVFDAMASYRINKNVDIQLNVSNLFDKQYAAAINKSGYRYTPGTPRSAKITANFAF
- a CDS encoding energy transducer TonB — encoded protein: MIVSDRFAPPPSAFGLSRNVVIAGSVILFHAAALWALQSGLLRRAAEVVIPVEILSQFVEPPKPKVDPPPPPPPPPKVAKAPPPPRPQAIREPKPTPAPQAPVGTTEPPPPPAPPAAPTPPTPPALPPAPPAPPAVQLPSSNADYLQNPKAVYPAMSKRLGEQGKVIVKVLVGVDGLPKSAEVKKSSGFDRLDEAAIEYIMKCRFVPGKVNGVVQAMSYDAPVNYVLN
- a CDS encoding (2Fe-2S)-binding protein translates to MIVCVCRRVSDREIARHVRAGMTFDEVQFELGVATQCGQCEGCARDIVAQCSASHPVAALNRESGPRAIQLASSITESKAWNSSRHSAAA
- a CDS encoding sulfite reductase subunit alpha; this translates as MTEAMLRTLGAGATTAAYAALCLAVYARQRRQRTAAIREAAALSTDGEAPTTLVLFASQTGQAETIAWQTARQLRAAGTPVRVMELNALDAATLSSAGRALFVASTYGEGDAPDGASVFAERVMDSAPALPSLRYAVLALGDRQYKNFCGFGRTLDAWLHAAGARRDFECIEVDNSDPAALAAWQARWGDVTVDHEDSEAFAPWRLATRELLNAGSAGAPVFQLGLVPQSGAMPRWASGDLVQIAVASDPARPRDYSIASVPADGELQLLVRQEQHPDGTLGTASGLLTSTLTIGDTVALRLRPHRTFRLDGNETRPLILIGNGTGLAGLRAHLRARAAAGCNDNWLVFGERHAAHDFLCREEIEAWQSAGVLQRLDMVFSRDQPERLYVQHRLLQTADLLRAWLDNGAAIYVCGSLQGMASGVDAALRQIAGDAFLRDLSATGRYRRDIY